The following are encoded together in the Leuconostoc mesenteroides subsp. mesenteroides ATCC 8293 genome:
- a CDS encoding M20/M25/M40 family metallo-hydrolase, which yields MSSNQKYLNLLRDLVALPSVSATHRCLPEAAQLLTTTFRELGAQVTYDDTYFAPFVLAQFRSSVPDAQTLVIYNHYDVQPVEPISLWQTDPWTLSEHDGKLYGRGTDDDKGNITARLTAIEDYLTEHEGHLPVNITFIIEGSEESSSQHLDEYLSKYQDQLFADLVIWESGGKNVHDVVEIFGGNKGIVTFNVDVKTAKTDLHSSLAGVVDSAAWRLTQALATLFDREGHIAVPGFYDDVAIPNQREKELVRNLPTTRDTLIQQHGLTSPLLSDKTGDDLKETLYFQPTLNIEGIQSGYLGDGVKTVLPAVASAKLEARLVPNMDPDKTLQQIKQHFQNEGFSDIVVTKTLGQPGYRSDMSDPEILRVIDITEKYYHQHPVIMPTSPGTGPMYYIHEALNAPIASLGVGYAHTLDHAPNENIRLTDYNQHIAVIKELIRSYEK from the coding sequence ATGAGCTCTAATCAAAAATATCTAAACTTACTCCGCGATTTAGTTGCACTACCCAGTGTTTCGGCAACTCATCGCTGTTTACCCGAAGCAGCTCAACTCTTGACGACAACTTTTCGTGAATTAGGTGCTCAAGTAACCTATGATGATACTTATTTTGCGCCATTCGTATTAGCGCAATTTAGGAGCAGCGTCCCTGATGCTCAGACGCTAGTTATCTATAATCACTATGATGTACAACCAGTAGAACCAATATCATTGTGGCAAACAGATCCTTGGACGCTTTCTGAACATGACGGTAAATTATACGGACGCGGAACTGATGATGACAAAGGAAACATCACTGCCCGCTTGACAGCTATCGAAGATTACTTAACTGAACACGAAGGTCATTTACCAGTAAATATCACTTTTATTATTGAAGGTTCTGAAGAATCATCCTCTCAGCACTTGGATGAATACTTAAGTAAGTATCAAGATCAACTATTCGCAGATTTAGTTATTTGGGAATCAGGCGGAAAAAACGTGCATGATGTGGTGGAGATTTTTGGTGGTAACAAGGGTATCGTAACATTCAATGTTGATGTAAAAACAGCAAAGACCGATCTTCATTCATCTTTAGCTGGTGTCGTAGATTCTGCTGCTTGGCGTCTGACCCAAGCTTTAGCAACCCTATTTGATAGAGAAGGTCACATTGCTGTCCCAGGATTCTATGACGATGTAGCCATCCCTAATCAACGAGAAAAAGAACTGGTTAGAAATCTTCCTACAACAAGAGACACATTGATTCAACAACATGGTCTAACCTCGCCACTTTTAAGTGATAAAACTGGCGATGACCTAAAAGAAACATTATATTTTCAACCAACATTAAATATAGAAGGTATTCAAAGTGGCTATTTAGGTGACGGTGTAAAAACTGTTTTGCCTGCTGTTGCCTCTGCTAAACTTGAAGCACGTTTAGTTCCTAATATGGATCCTGACAAAACCTTGCAACAAATTAAACAGCATTTCCAAAATGAAGGATTTTCTGATATCGTGGTAACTAAGACGTTAGGTCAACCAGGATATCGCAGTGACATGTCGGATCCCGAAATTTTGCGTGTTATTGATATCACTGAAAAGTATTATCATCAGCATCCAGTTATTATGCCAACGTCACCCGGTACTGGCCCAATGTATTACATTCACGAAGCATTGAACGCACCCATAGCTAGCTTGGGTGTAGGATACGCACATACATTAGACCATGCACCCAATGAAAATATCCGATTAACAGATTATAATCAACATATTGCTGTAATCAAAGAACTAATTAGGAGTTATGAAAAATGA
- the alr gene encoding alanine racemase, producing MNYNAPHRHAVIELSQSAVVHNLKVIKENTHAKEIMAVLKANAFSHGLPEMASLSITAGATRFGMAMLDEALILRDLGYIQPIDVLGLTDPRYARLAAERNITLAFSTKESIKAAAEQLAGTGLTLKVSLPVDTGLNRIGFKSREDLVAAIQEVSAQDTLIFQSMWTHFATADTPNVDYVDFQISEWQRLTHDLPVEPNEKHFANTGIATWYPEKINTDIVRLGIGLFGINGSVPIMSMPFELIPALSLKAKVVNSKPLKKGDAVGYGAEYHAPNDGYLITIPIGHSDGYPFNGSGMRALVADGQIGHIVGGVAMDQSMILVTNPVAVGTTVTLIGRVGDQSITMQDLAEHTQSSIVALMNDFAPRLQRIIVS from the coding sequence ATGAACTATAATGCACCACATCGACATGCTGTAATTGAGTTGTCGCAATCAGCAGTTGTGCATAATTTAAAAGTGATTAAAGAGAACACGCATGCCAAAGAGATTATGGCTGTTTTGAAAGCTAATGCTTTTTCGCATGGATTACCTGAGATGGCCTCTTTGAGTATTACAGCTGGGGCTACCCGCTTTGGCATGGCCATGCTCGATGAAGCTTTGATATTACGTGATTTGGGCTATATACAACCAATTGATGTACTCGGATTAACAGATCCACGCTATGCGCGATTGGCTGCTGAACGTAATATTACGCTAGCTTTTAGTACTAAGGAGTCAATAAAAGCAGCAGCTGAACAGTTAGCTGGTACAGGATTGACATTAAAGGTATCGTTACCCGTTGACACGGGCTTAAACCGTATTGGTTTTAAAAGTCGTGAAGATTTAGTGGCAGCAATTCAAGAGGTATCAGCGCAAGATACACTCATTTTTCAAAGTATGTGGACGCATTTTGCTACTGCAGATACACCAAATGTTGACTATGTGGATTTTCAAATTTCCGAATGGCAGCGCTTGACACATGATTTACCAGTAGAACCAAATGAAAAGCATTTTGCGAATACGGGTATTGCTACTTGGTATCCCGAAAAAATTAATACGGATATTGTTCGTTTGGGTATTGGATTATTTGGCATTAACGGTTCTGTGCCAATAATGTCGATGCCATTCGAGTTGATACCAGCTTTATCATTGAAAGCTAAGGTTGTTAACAGCAAGCCACTGAAAAAAGGTGATGCGGTCGGCTATGGGGCAGAATATCATGCACCAAATGATGGGTATTTGATTACTATTCCAATTGGACATTCTGACGGTTATCCGTTCAATGGGAGTGGCATGCGTGCTCTGGTTGCGGATGGACAAATTGGTCATATTGTCGGGGGCGTAGCCATGGATCAATCAATGATCCTTGTTACTAATCCAGTTGCAGTTGGCACTACGGTGACCTTAATTGGTCGTGTTGGTGATCAAAGTATAACGATGCAGGATTTGGCTGAGCATACACAAAGTAGTATTGTGGCGTTAATGAATGATTTTGCACCGAGACTGCAACGAATAATTGTTTCATAA
- a CDS encoding phosphatidylglycerophosphatase A family protein has protein sequence MQYATYENTVAKLAAHHITISDIARIAFNNEQSYVEGLTIEQVEDAVESILHKRVVQHQVWVGLELDRLAEAHLLEAPLQDLVENDDGLFGVDETIGTAIAMSFDTIGVTNYGYIDKTKVGLVGELDRKGKTSEVVTTFADDIVGALAAAAASKVAHKYATGRVDSVLPNQDNA, from the coding sequence ATGCAATATGCAACATATGAAAATACAGTCGCAAAGTTAGCTGCGCATCATATTACGATTTCAGATATCGCGCGAATAGCCTTTAACAATGAGCAATCGTATGTCGAAGGATTAACAATTGAACAAGTAGAAGATGCAGTTGAAAGTATCTTACATAAGCGGGTTGTTCAGCACCAGGTATGGGTTGGTTTAGAACTTGATCGTTTGGCCGAAGCTCATTTGCTAGAAGCACCATTGCAAGATTTGGTTGAAAATGATGATGGGCTTTTCGGTGTTGATGAAACTATCGGTACAGCAATTGCAATGTCCTTTGATACAATTGGTGTCACAAACTATGGTTACATTGATAAAACAAAAGTTGGCCTTGTTGGCGAATTAGATCGTAAAGGAAAAACTTCTGAAGTGGTAACAACGTTTGCAGATGATATTGTGGGCGCACTGGCCGCAGCTGCAGCATCTAAGGTTGCGCACAAGTATGCGACCGGTAGAGTTGATTCTGTTCTACCAAACCAAGATAACGCTTAG
- a CDS encoding methionine ABC transporter permease → MSQWFTNTFPNVVYQGWSGDTGWWTSIIQTLYMTFWSAIFGGILGLIFGLGLIITAPNGIAPNKASFWIFDKVVSLFRAIPFIILLAFIAPFTKLLIGTQIGTTAALVPLSLGVFPFYARQIQVALSEVDSGIVEAAQSVGSSFWDIVFGVYLREGLSEIIRVSTVTLISLIGLTAMAGAIGAGGLGNMAISYGYNRFATDTTLVATLLVLILVLTVQVTGDFLAKKFNHK, encoded by the coding sequence ATGAGTCAATGGTTTACAAATACATTCCCTAACGTTGTTTATCAAGGTTGGAGCGGCGATACTGGTTGGTGGACATCAATTATTCAAACGCTGTATATGACTTTTTGGTCAGCTATTTTTGGTGGCATACTTGGGCTAATTTTTGGTCTTGGATTAATCATTACTGCACCCAACGGTATTGCACCGAACAAAGCTTCATTTTGGATTTTTGATAAGGTCGTGTCCCTTTTCCGTGCTATTCCATTTATTATTTTGCTGGCCTTTATCGCACCATTTACAAAGCTCCTCATTGGTACTCAAATTGGTACCACAGCTGCTTTAGTGCCATTATCATTGGGTGTATTCCCTTTCTATGCGCGTCAAATACAGGTAGCCTTGAGCGAAGTTGACAGCGGAATTGTTGAAGCTGCTCAGTCAGTGGGTTCATCATTTTGGGATATTGTCTTTGGCGTTTATTTACGGGAAGGCCTTTCAGAAATCATTCGTGTATCGACTGTGACTTTAATTAGTCTGATTGGTTTAACTGCCATGGCTGGTGCCATTGGTGCTGGTGGTCTAGGTAATATGGCCATTTCATACGGATACAATCGTTTTGCAACTGACACAACTTTGGTAGCTACACTGCTTGTCTTAATATTGGTGTTAACTGTTCAAGTTACCGGTGACTTCCTGGCTAAGAAGTTTAATCATAAATAA
- a CDS encoding GntR family transcriptional regulator, which yields MAKPRYIEIHNQILSRIEAGEWRSQERLPAERDLALEFNVSRMTLRQAVQTLVDEGILERKVGSGTYVAEQKVSERALGVTSFTELMAATGRTPHTVTVSYKTTTPSASEIEHLQLDSTDKVLIMERLRLGDDEPILLERTTLPVQLIESFTRGALTESLYATLASAGVYPGHAEQTITATLANERLSELLQIKRGDPILSVRQVSYDQHDTPFEYVRSYYVGERFEFTLTR from the coding sequence ATGGCTAAACCTCGATATATTGAAATTCACAATCAAATATTGTCACGTATCGAAGCTGGTGAGTGGCGATCACAAGAACGTTTACCTGCTGAAAGAGATTTGGCACTTGAATTTAACGTGTCGCGTATGACATTACGCCAAGCAGTTCAAACATTGGTTGACGAAGGCATATTGGAGCGTAAAGTAGGATCAGGCACTTACGTCGCTGAACAGAAGGTTTCTGAACGTGCCCTGGGTGTCACTAGTTTTACAGAATTAATGGCAGCTACAGGTCGAACGCCGCATACGGTGACGGTTAGCTATAAGACCACGACGCCATCCGCTTCGGAAATTGAGCATTTGCAACTGGATAGTACAGATAAAGTATTGATCATGGAGCGTTTACGTTTGGGGGATGATGAACCTATTTTACTAGAACGTACAACCTTGCCAGTCCAATTAATTGAGTCATTCACTCGTGGCGCATTGACAGAATCATTGTACGCCACATTAGCATCAGCGGGAGTATACCCTGGACATGCTGAACAAACAATTACGGCCACGTTAGCAAATGAAAGATTGTCGGAATTATTACAGATAAAAAGAGGTGATCCAATTTTATCTGTGCGACAGGTCTCATATGATCAACATGATACGCCGTTTGAATATGTGCGATCATATTATGTAGGTGAGCGTTTCGAATTTACTTTAACAAGATAA
- a CDS encoding MetQ/NlpA family ABC transporter substrate-binding protein, whose protein sequence is MSKKTKWLIGGAAVIVIAGAAYASFGQHSKTSSKTVTIGIMSGSKQDQAIWNTVKKTAKDKYGITIKFKEFTDYSQPNKALAAGDIDLNAFQHYAFLKASNKATGNKIVSIGDTVISPIRLYSKTYTKVSQFKSGDTIAVPNDPSNESRSLYVLKSAGLIDLKNGLTTATVKDITKNPKNLKIKELAADQTARTLSDIQGAVINGTYADSAKLDYKKAIFVEPINKNSHQWVNIIAANSKDKDNKTYKQVVKAYQTDAVKKAINKQYDGVELPAWDKDFSK, encoded by the coding sequence ATGAGTAAAAAAACCAAATGGCTTATTGGTGGTGCTGCAGTGATTGTAATTGCTGGTGCCGCTTACGCCAGCTTTGGGCAGCACTCAAAAACATCGTCAAAAACAGTAACCATCGGCATAATGTCTGGCTCTAAACAAGACCAAGCCATTTGGAATACTGTTAAGAAAACTGCTAAAGATAAATATGGCATTACAATTAAATTCAAAGAATTTACAGATTATTCACAACCAAACAAAGCCTTGGCTGCAGGCGACATTGATCTTAACGCCTTCCAGCATTATGCATTCTTAAAGGCGTCAAATAAAGCAACCGGTAATAAAATTGTTTCAATCGGCGACACGGTTATTTCACCTATCCGATTGTATTCTAAAACATACACCAAGGTTTCTCAGTTCAAAAGTGGCGACACAATCGCCGTACCAAATGATCCATCAAATGAAAGCCGGTCACTGTATGTTTTAAAATCTGCTGGATTAATTGATTTAAAAAATGGTCTAACGACTGCAACAGTTAAAGACATCACAAAAAATCCTAAAAATTTGAAAATTAAAGAATTAGCTGCCGATCAAACAGCTCGTACCTTATCTGACATCCAAGGCGCAGTAATCAACGGTACTTATGCAGATTCAGCTAAATTGGACTATAAAAAAGCTATTTTCGTTGAACCAATCAACAAGAATTCACATCAATGGGTTAACATTATTGCCGCAAACAGCAAAGATAAAGACAATAAAACTTATAAACAAGTTGTGAAGGCTTACCAAACAGATGCCGTTAAGAAAGCCATTAATAAGCAATATGATGGTGTTGAACTACCTGCTTGGGATAAAGATTTTTCAAAATAA
- the nagA gene encoding N-acetylglucosamine-6-phosphate deacetylase: MAKLIKNIDLYTGYQHMEDAFMRFTDTVEEVGYMIDFKEKADDELINEASGKIIVPGFIDVHKHGGYGLDTMDGDPEKLNTMINKMVTEGITSLFPTTITQSPENIERALKNIDQVAKTNPVIQGIHLEGPFINKVFMGAQPEEYIIDPNTELLKKWYALSGERIRLVTYAPENGGIPDFEEFMLQHNIIPSIGHSNATRAQLVHSRATHITHLYNAQRPLQHREPGVTGHAMLEDAITGELIADGFHIVPDMLQLAFRIKGAQKLELVTDSMRAEGLGNGISELGGQKVTVKDKQARLDNGHLAGSVLAYDDAFTNIQKFTSADINDAVQMSSVNQAREFGLTQKGNLSEGKDADFNIFDKELHLEATYSLGRRFAR, translated from the coding sequence ATGGCAAAACTAATTAAAAACATTGATCTTTACACAGGGTATCAACATATGGAAGATGCCTTCATGCGTTTTACAGATACGGTTGAGGAAGTCGGTTACATGATTGACTTCAAGGAAAAAGCTGATGACGAATTGATTAATGAGGCATCAGGAAAGATAATTGTTCCAGGGTTTATTGATGTTCATAAACATGGCGGTTATGGATTAGACACGATGGATGGTGATCCCGAAAAGTTAAACACCATGATTAATAAGATGGTTACGGAAGGCATTACATCACTATTCCCAACAACAATTACACAGTCACCAGAAAATATTGAACGTGCTTTAAAAAACATTGATCAAGTCGCCAAAACTAATCCGGTTATTCAGGGGATTCATTTGGAAGGACCTTTTATTAACAAAGTCTTCATGGGTGCACAGCCTGAAGAATATATTATTGATCCAAACACAGAACTTCTGAAAAAATGGTATGCACTTTCAGGCGAACGTATTCGATTAGTGACCTATGCGCCAGAAAATGGCGGTATTCCTGATTTTGAAGAATTTATGCTACAGCATAACATTATTCCATCAATTGGACATTCTAACGCGACACGAGCACAATTGGTACACTCGCGTGCAACACATATTACTCATTTGTATAATGCCCAAAGGCCATTACAACATCGTGAACCTGGTGTTACAGGACATGCTATGCTAGAGGACGCAATTACTGGTGAATTAATCGCTGATGGTTTTCATATTGTACCTGACATGTTACAATTAGCTTTTAGAATCAAAGGCGCTCAAAAATTAGAACTAGTAACAGATTCCATGCGAGCTGAAGGATTAGGAAATGGTATATCTGAACTTGGCGGACAAAAAGTTACTGTTAAAGATAAGCAAGCGCGCTTAGATAATGGTCACTTGGCTGGTTCTGTACTGGCTTATGATGATGCGTTCACCAACATTCAAAAATTCACAAGTGCTGATATTAATGATGCAGTGCAAATGAGTTCAGTTAACCAAGCACGTGAGTTTGGACTAACCCAAAAAGGCAACTTATCCGAAGGGAAGGATGCTGACTTTAACATTTTTGACAAGGAATTGCATTTAGAGGCGACGTATTCACTTGGTCGCCGTTTTGCACGGTAA
- a CDS encoding MetQ/NlpA family ABC transporter substrate-binding protein, with protein sequence MSKKKNYIIAGVAVVVIAGAAYLSFGGQGKTESKTVTIGVMAGSKAEDEIWASTIKTAKDKYGITLKTKKFTDYSQPNKALADGDIDLNAFQNYPFLKNWNKTYKTNIVSIGDTWTTPLRIYSTSYKKISEFKSGDQILVANDVTNENRGIHLLAEAGLIKIKDTDTATPKDITSNPKNLTITPVDASQTAKSLDDSKVAGAVVNTNYAVSANLDVNSAIYVEGLNKETEQYFNFIAANKKDKDNETYKKVVKSLQTDKTKKLVKKYYGSAEVTVWDYNK encoded by the coding sequence ATGAGTAAGAAAAAGAACTATATTATCGCTGGTGTTGCCGTTGTCGTTATCGCTGGTGCGGCCTACCTATCATTTGGTGGACAAGGAAAAACAGAATCTAAGACCGTTACTATTGGTGTAATGGCTGGATCAAAAGCGGAAGATGAAATCTGGGCTTCCACTATTAAAACTGCCAAAGATAAGTACGGCATTACTTTGAAAACAAAGAAATTCACTGACTATTCACAACCGAACAAAGCCTTAGCAGATGGTGACATTGATCTGAATGCTTTCCAAAACTATCCTTTTTTGAAGAACTGGAACAAGACTTACAAGACTAACATTGTTTCTATTGGAGACACTTGGACAACACCACTTCGTATATATTCAACATCATATAAGAAGATCTCTGAATTTAAGTCTGGTGACCAAATTTTGGTAGCTAACGATGTCACTAACGAAAACCGTGGTATTCATCTTTTGGCTGAAGCAGGACTAATTAAGATTAAAGATACTGACACAGCTACACCAAAAGATATTACATCAAATCCTAAAAACTTGACGATTACGCCGGTTGATGCTTCGCAAACCGCTAAATCGTTAGATGATTCAAAAGTTGCTGGTGCCGTGGTGAACACCAATTACGCCGTATCAGCTAACTTAGATGTCAATTCAGCCATTTACGTGGAAGGTTTGAATAAGGAAACTGAACAATACTTCAACTTCATCGCTGCCAATAAGAAAGACAAAGACAACGAGACTTACAAAAAGGTCGTGAAGTCATTGCAAACTGATAAGACAAAGAAACTAGTTAAAAAATATTACGGTTCAGCGGAAGTTACAGTTTGGGACTATAACAAGTAA
- a CDS encoding methionine ABC transporter ATP-binding protein, with amino-acid sequence MTEPIIELKNIDVTFHQKKRTIEAVKNVSINIERGDVYGIVGYSGAGKSTLVRVINLLQEPTSGSVTVNGETFFQADSQDAKKTRIGTNDLRVRRRKIGMIFQHFNLLNERTVTENVAFALQHSKLKDDEKKAKVAELLELVDLSDRAEQYPSQLSGGQKQRVAIARALANDPEILISDEATSALDPRTTNQILALLKKLNQEFGLTIVLITHEMQAVKEVANKVAVMQNGEIIERGSLLEIFAQPKQQLTREFIETATNIDKAIETIRHEPLVNELKEGEIFARLSYVGETTDEPLIASLFRDFNVTANILYGNIEVLQDTPVGSLLVILSGEPTQVQTALSTLHDHHVEVTILKGGN; translated from the coding sequence ATGACCGAACCAATCATTGAACTAAAAAATATCGATGTCACTTTCCATCAAAAAAAGCGCACCATAGAAGCTGTCAAAAACGTTTCCATCAATATTGAACGTGGTGATGTTTACGGTATCGTAGGCTATTCTGGTGCTGGAAAGTCAACACTTGTACGTGTAATTAACTTACTACAAGAACCAACTAGTGGTTCTGTAACTGTTAATGGAGAAACTTTTTTTCAGGCTGATAGTCAGGATGCTAAAAAAACACGCATTGGCACAAATGACTTGCGCGTTCGCCGTCGAAAGATTGGAATGATTTTCCAACATTTCAATTTATTAAATGAACGAACAGTCACAGAAAATGTTGCCTTCGCATTGCAACACAGTAAATTAAAAGACGATGAAAAGAAAGCTAAAGTAGCTGAGCTACTCGAATTAGTTGATCTATCTGATCGTGCAGAACAATACCCTTCACAACTTTCTGGTGGTCAAAAACAACGTGTCGCTATCGCTCGTGCGTTAGCCAATGATCCTGAAATTTTAATTTCTGATGAAGCAACTTCCGCATTGGATCCTAGAACAACGAATCAAATTTTGGCCCTATTAAAAAAGCTAAACCAGGAATTTGGTTTAACAATTGTATTAATTACGCACGAAATGCAGGCCGTCAAGGAAGTTGCAAATAAAGTGGCTGTGATGCAAAATGGTGAAATCATTGAACGCGGCTCACTTTTGGAAATATTTGCCCAGCCAAAGCAACAGTTGACACGAGAATTTATTGAAACAGCTACAAATATTGATAAAGCCATTGAAACAATTAGGCACGAACCACTAGTTAATGAGTTAAAAGAAGGCGAAATTTTTGCTCGTTTATCCTATGTTGGTGAAACAACTGATGAACCATTAATCGCTAGCTTGTTCCGTGATTTCAATGTTACGGCAAACATTCTGTATGGTAATATCGAAGTCTTGCAGGATACACCAGTTGGATCTTTGCTTGTTATTTTGTCAGGTGAACCCACGCAAGTGCAAACAGCCCTATCTACATTACATGATCATCATGTTGAAGTTACAATTCTTAAAGGAGGCAACTAA
- a CDS encoding YoaK family protein, producing the protein MILKNKNPMQERLRIGLLLVMNSGFIDSYTFEYHHERFASLQTGNIIQAGFHLAQGHWKATLFFVIPIIFFVLGAAFNTVLNHFVPAGKLSLQQHSILIEFIGIAMIGVFNHHLASTVIISALSFLLAMQLDSFPKLRGLPFTSVMSTGNLRNVGTNLVKYFINRDHIFLHNAWVFSILVVFFMVGAFSSAVLSGIFGTFALLGSSIIMFVVFLLLFKN; encoded by the coding sequence ATGATATTGAAGAATAAAAATCCAATGCAAGAACGATTGCGTATTGGTCTACTGCTCGTCATGAATTCGGGTTTTATCGACTCGTACACATTTGAATACCACCACGAACGATTTGCTAGCTTACAAACTGGAAATATTATCCAAGCAGGATTCCACCTTGCCCAAGGACACTGGAAAGCAACCTTATTTTTTGTTATCCCAATCATTTTCTTCGTGCTTGGGGCTGCATTTAATACTGTATTAAATCATTTTGTTCCAGCCGGCAAATTATCCTTACAACAGCACAGTATTTTGATCGAATTTATTGGTATTGCAATGATTGGTGTCTTTAATCATCACCTAGCTAGTACGGTCATCATATCGGCACTATCCTTTCTATTAGCAATGCAATTAGACTCATTCCCCAAATTACGTGGTCTACCTTTCACAAGCGTTATGTCAACTGGTAATTTACGTAATGTGGGTACCAATCTCGTAAAATACTTTATTAACCGTGACCATATTTTTCTACATAATGCATGGGTATTTTCAATATTAGTTGTCTTTTTCATGGTTGGTGCCTTCTCTTCTGCTGTTCTTTCTGGTATCTTTGGCACTTTCGCGCTACTTGGTTCCAGCATAATTATGTTTGTTGTTTTCTTGTTATTATTCAAGAATTAA